The nucleotide window TTATGGATCTTTCTACTGGAATAAATTATAAAAAAGTGCGAAAAGCCATTATTAAAAATACAAACGTACCTTTAGGTACTGTTCCCATATATCAAGCAGGGATCAACGCTTCCAAGAAGCGTGGAGCGGTAATTAACATGGAAGAAGAAGACATGTTTAAGGCTATTGAAGAACAAGCTCAGGAAGGAGTTGATTTTATGACAATCCATAGTGGAATTACTCAGGACACTGTGGAAAAAGTTAAAGAATCTGAAAGGATAATGGGAGTGGTCAGTAGGGGTGGAGCATTCCTTACAGCTTGGATACTTCACAACCAAGAAGAAAATCCACTTTATTCCAATTTTGATTACTTGTTGGAAATAGCAAAAGAACATGATATAACTATTTCATTGGGTGATGGCCTCAGACCAGGTTGTCTGGCTGATGCTTCTGACATACCTCAGATGAGTGAACTGTTAATTTTAGGAAGTCTGGTGAAACAGGCTAGGGAATCAGGAGTTCAAGTCATGGTAGAAGGACCTGGACATGTGCCATTAAACCAAGTTGAAGCTAACATGCAAATCCAGAAAACAGTTTGTCAAGGAGCACCATTTTATGTTTTAGGGCCTATAGTAACTGATCTGGCACCAGGATACGACCACATTACTTCCGCCATCGGAGGGGCATTGGCTGCTAAGGCCGGAGCAGATTTCTTGTGCTATGTAACTCCGGCAGAACATCTTTCTATACCTGTATTGCGAGATGTTAAAGAAGGAGTTATCGCATCAAAAATAGCTGCACAAGCTGCTGACGTGGCTAAAGGCCATAAAATTGCATGGGCCAAAGAATTAGACATGGCCAAAGCAAGAAAGAATTTTGACTGGGAAAAACAGTACCAACTGGCATTCGATCCTGAAAAACCTAAAAAATGCCGTGAAAGAAAACCAACAGATCGAAATGATATGTGCACCATGTGTGGTGAGTTTTGCGCTCTTAGAATGGTTAGAAACAACATGTAATTAATTCCTTATCAAAAAAGTATATTTTCAGCTAACTCTAACAAACTTAATTATAAATAATGAAAATTTCTTTTTTTTCTTTATTTTCCATGTTTGGTGTTCATTTCTATCTTTGTTTATTGTTTTTATCATTGATTCTAGTTTATTGATGAAAATTTCCACAATATCATCTGATTTTGGGTTAAGGTAATGAGTTGCAGTAGGTTGTAGCAAAAGCATTAGAAAAATGTTTTTTGGGTTAATGAGAGTGGTGCTGATTAATCGGTGTCCGGGACTTGAACTTGTTTTTAATCACTGTGTAGGGGTGTTCTATTGCAATTTTTTGCAGGTGTCTTTTTTGTATTTGTTTTGTGAGGTGTGTCTGCGTGTTTTTCGCTAAATGGTGTCGCCATTGTTTTTGTATAATGTTTAAAAGTATTTAAAATCTTAATTCACTACTTCTTTCGGTTTATTAAGGTCCACTTGATCGTCATGAATATCGGCAGTTGTGGTGATTAGTCTACGTTTTATAAACTTATTAAAGGAAATATAATCATTAATTTATCCACTAAGCTCGGATCAGACAAGCTTTACCACTTGAAAATCAACATTATATAACCATAAAATTTTCATTATTTTTAGATACACCAACCTTGGGGAGTGATAATTGCACGCCTCATTCACAAGTTTGTAAACCGATAATAAATAAGTGGATTAATCAACCAATTTTTCATCTCTTTTTGAACGAGTACGCACTGTTAATTCATTAAATAATGTTTAAACGATTAATTCATGTTAATATGATTATAATGTAGTTGGTTGCGATTTTCATATTTAGATGCCAAACAACGAAAAACACAAAGCAATAAACATAAAAATCACAAAATCAATATTACTTATAGAAATTCTTTAAGGCATGATATTAAAGAAAGCTAACTTATGATCCATGTATTGAATTAAATGATATATCGTATCATTGGTCATTGTTATTTTAGGTTTTCTTAAGTTATACGGAGGAAAAATAAATGTCAATGCAACATGTTGAAGGTGAAAATAAAGGGGATGTTGTTCTGTATGCATTAAGCACTTGTGGGTGGTGCAAAAAGACTCGGATGATGTTGGAGGAACTGGGAGTGGAATACAACTACGTCTATGTTGATCTTCTGGAGGGTGATGAAC belongs to Methanobacterium sp. and includes:
- the thiC gene encoding phosphomethylpyrimidine synthase, whose product is MTQLYRASKGQITDEMQKVAENEGIDVQKLARRVAKGYVVIPTNNNRNTKPCGIGKGLSTKINANLGSSPELENVNLEVNKAQMAVEYGADAIMDLSTGINYKKVRKAIIKNTNVPLGTVPIYQAGINASKKRGAVINMEEEDMFKAIEEQAQEGVDFMTIHSGITQDTVEKVKESERIMGVVSRGGAFLTAWILHNQEENPLYSNFDYLLEIAKEHDITISLGDGLRPGCLADASDIPQMSELLILGSLVKQARESGVQVMVEGPGHVPLNQVEANMQIQKTVCQGAPFYVLGPIVTDLAPGYDHITSAIGGALAAKAGADFLCYVTPAEHLSIPVLRDVKEGVIASKIAAQAADVAKGHKIAWAKELDMAKARKNFDWEKQYQLAFDPEKPKKCRERKPTDRNDMCTMCGEFCALRMVRNNM
- a CDS encoding glutaredoxin family protein — translated: MSMQHVEGENKGDVVLYALSTCGWCKKTRMMLEELGVEYNYVYVDLLEGDERQEMIEQLKKWNPQLSFPTLIINNEECIVGFDEDKVKENLQ